In a genomic window of Ipomoea triloba cultivar NCNSP0323 chromosome 3, ASM357664v1:
- the LOC116012314 gene encoding E3 ubiquitin-protein ligase ATL42, which yields MNMILVLVFQFMVFLTVKAQENPSAQDTVNNFEPSLAVVIGILSVIFSLTFSLLLYAKFCHRPASSSVHNSNLRIRDGLVRSRSRFSGIDKTVVESLPFFRFSSLKGSREGLECSVCLARFEDVEILRLLPKCKHAFHIGCIDQWLDNHSTCPLCRHKISPEDLSTLQYSNSLRFLGNLMNSQSELREESSNNLELYIHREENNSQAGGSSRFNILSSFRKPAAAENQNSLHSLNHRINIVSEVVLKNRWSNVSSSDLMFLSSEMIHDLSTTRFSSLDRNSNPHYTSMAARVIEEQNPNKSMNIKEEIERKRQFEIKIKKNHDSSSFLPSSSEPRIIINPNETSIASSQNQKRSMSEIITHPRFRDFNFKNHKNVKEERRRKAWLPIARRTVEWFANRETRSSAHQSPTTRQSLNV from the coding sequence ATGAACATGATTCTGGTACTTGTGTTTCAGTTCATGGTGTTCTTGACAGTTAAAGCCCAGGAGAATCCATCTGCACAAGATACAGTGAACAATTTTGAGCCCAGTTTGGCTGTGGTGATTGGGATATTGTctgttatattttctttaactttctctcttcttctGTATGCGAAATTCTGCCACAGGCCAGCATCTTCATCTGTTCACAACAGCAATCTGAGGATTCGAGACGGGCTTGTGAGATCGAGGTCTAGGTTCTCGGGGATCGATAAAACAGTGGTGGAATCTCTGCCGTTTTTCAGATTCTCCTCGCTGAAGGGGTCGAGGGAAGGGCTCGAATGCTCGGTCTGCCTGGCGAGATTCGAAGACGTGGAGATTCTCAGGCTGTTGCCAAAGTGCAAACATGCTTTCCACATTGGCTGCATTGATCAGTGGCTTGATAATCACTCAACCTGCCCTCTCTGCAGGCATAAGATCAGCCCTGAAGATCTTTCGACTCTGCAGTACTCGAACAGCCTGAGGTTTCTGGGGAATTTGATGAATTCCCAGTCTGAATTGAGAGAGGAGTCCAGTAATAATCTTGAGCTTTATATTCACAGAGAAGAGAATAATTCCCAGGCCGGGGGGTCTTCGAGATTTAACATCCTCAGCAGCTTCAGGAAACCTGCAGCAGCAGAGAACCAGAATTCTCTGCACAGTTTGAATCATAGGATCAACATAGTATCCGAGGTTGTCCTCAAGAACAGATGGAGCAATGTCAGCTCCTCAGACCTAATGTTCTTGAGCTCCGAAATGATCCATGATTTATCCACCACCAGATTCTCATCCCTGGACAGAAATTCCAATCCCCATTACACCTCCATGGCTGCCAGGGTAATTGAGGAACAAAATCCCAACAAATCCATGAACATCAAAGAAGAAATCGAACGAAAAAGACAGTTCGAGATCAAGATAAAAAAGAACCAtgattcttcttcatttcttccatcATCTTCAGAACCAAGAATCATCATCAATCCAAATGAAACGTCTATAGCATCATCCCAGAACCAGAAGAGATCCATGTCAGAGATAATAACCCATCCAAGATTCAGAGACTTTAACTTCAAGAATCATAAGAATGTTAAGGAGGAAAGGAGGAGAAAGGCTTGGCTTCCAATTGCAAGAAGAACAGTTGAATGGTTTGCCAACAGAGAAACAAGATCCTCAGCTCATCAATCTCCAACAACAAGACAGTCTTTAaatgtataa
- the LOC116011783 gene encoding ninja-family protein mc410-like, with protein sequence MEDENGLDLSLALPCGGCPASWKSKTRRPNLDGNTKNLDGISLHGSDQMKNEGSFFSNLSSKSVNIDASRKFGGFWTANDSRLTEVEEEKATEVGHKRKSLFGKSERDALYADLLENTRTSNSSINRIAGSTAGENEDIANIEAEGSTSGQISHHDDRLDSSKQCDSGYADLTGKRRLIVSSDKEAKFGNTQFSVPFLGQPVNILNMPYFAPLKDSSNTTGTVGGSSFPVPGIVPMMAATGTERPGTRSIIPANMPPMFGYSPVMLPSLDKNNSYDPISHFQHQQFHQSYTRGPLNINKDNESLKISQDVASQSSQYNGKAIEQVKSNHATKEGCSSSSTYGEENSKGSNIIIFPGKRPSEQPQTDGLSPSEFPPIRLGAAADLKFGGCGSSPDLPWVSTTGPNGKTISGVTYWFSPTQIKIVCACHGLHLSPDEFVLHASAPKTSHEVGTGGTPSFPGSNSAASAQN encoded by the exons ATGGAGGACGAAAATGGTCTTGATCTGAGCTTGGCCTTACCTTGTGGTGGATGCCCAGCCTCGTGGAAATCTAAGACTAGGAGGCCAAATCTTGATGGAAATACAAAAAATCTTGATGGTATTAGTCTTCATGGTAGTGACCAGATGAAAAACGAGGGGAGCTTCTTTAGCAACCTTTCCAGTAAATCTGTCAACATTGATGCTTCGAGAAAGTTTGGGGGATTCTGGACTGCAAATGACAGTAGGCTTACtgaagttgaagaagaaaaggCAACTGAAGTTGGCCATAAACGTAAAAGCTTATTTGGGAAGTCAGAAAGAGATGCTCTTTATGCTGATTTGCTCGAGAATACAAGAACATCAAACAGTTCGATTAACAGGATTGCTGGCTCAACTGCGGGGGAGAACGAAGATATTGCCAATATTGAAGCTGAGGGTTCAACGTCGGGGCAAATTTCACATCATGATGATAGGCTTGATAGCTCCAAGCAATGTGATTCGGGTTATGCAGATTTAACCGGGAAAAGGAGGCTTATCGTTTCTTCAGATAAGGAAGCTAAATTCGGGAACACTCAGTTTTCTGTTCCGTTCTTAGGCCAACCAGTAAACATCTTAAACATGCCTTACTTTGCACCTTTAAAAGATTCTTCTAATACTACTGGAACAGTTGGCGGGTCGAGTTTTCCAGTTCCCGGTATAGTGCCAATGATGGCTGCCACAGGCACTGAGAGACCAGGAACCCGGTCTATCATACCTGCAAACATGCCACCGATGTTTGGATATTCTCCCGTGATGTTGCCCTCATTGGACAAGAATAATTCTTACGATCCAATTTCTCATTTTCAACATCAACAGTTTCACCAATCTTATACCAGAGGTCCTCTGAACATAAATAAGGACAACGAGAGCCTGAAGATATCCCAAG ATGTAGCTTCTCAATCTTCCCAATACAACGGGAAGGCAATAGAACAAGTGAAAAGCAATCATGCCACGAAAGAAGGCTGTTCGTCGTCTTCTACGTATGGGGAAGAAAACTCGAAAGGAAGCAACATAATTATCTTCCCGGGAAAACGCCCGTCTGAGCAGCCTCAAACAGATGGACTATCGCCTTCTGAATTCCCGCCTATAAGGCTCGGGGCTGCTGCAGATCTGAAATTTGGAGGGTGCGGTTCCTCTCCAGACTTGCCCTGGGTTTCAACAACCGGTCCGAATGGTAAAACAATATCGGGTGTCACATACTGGTTTAGTCCTACTCAAATCAAGATTGTCTGTGCTTGCCACGGGCTACATTTGTCCCCTGATGAGTTTGTGCTTCATGCCAGTGCCCCGAAAACCTCCCACGAGGTTGGAACCGGGGGCACGCCATCGTTCCCGGGCAGCAATTCTGCAGCCTCAGCCCAGAACTGA
- the LOC116013613 gene encoding sugar transport protein 14-like yields MAGGAFVDSGGGRAHLYEYRITSYFIFACIVAAMGGSLFGYDLGVSGGVTSMDDFLKEFFPKIYRRKQEHLNETDYCKYDNQILTLFTSSLYFAALISTFGASYVTRNRGRRASILCGGVSFFMGAIVNAFAKNIEMLIIGRCLLGVGIGFGNQAVPLYLSEMAPAKVRGAVNQLFQLTTCLGIFVANFINYATEKIHPWGWRLSLGLATVPATLMFVGGLFLPETPNSLVEQGRLEEARQVLEKVRGTSKVDAEFSDLIDASRAAQAIKHPFRNLLKRRNRPQLVIGALGIPAFQQLTGMNSILFYAPVIFQSLGFGSGASLYSSAITSGALVLATFISMAYVDKFGRRAFFLEAGAEMICVLVAVAITLALKFGEGVVLPKGIGIFLVLIICIFVLAYGRSWGPLGWLVPSELFPLETRSAGQSVVVCVNMIFTALIAQCFLVSLCHLKYGIFLLFAALIVIMSCFIFFLLPETKQVPIEEIYLLWQNHWFWRRYCKPEDNEQELQGKPGVQA; encoded by the exons ATGGCGGGCGGGGCTTTTGTGGACTCCGGGGGAGGGAGGGCCCACCTGTACGAGTACAGGATCACTTCCTATTTCATCTTTGCGTGTATCGTTGCGGCCATGGGAGGATCTCTGTTCGGTTATGATCTCGGTGTTTCCG GTGGGGTGACCTCCATGGATGATTTCTTGAAGGAATTCTTCCCCAAAATCTACAGAAGGAAGCAAGAACATCTCAATGAAACAGACTACTGCAAATATGACAATCAAATCCTCACTCTGTTCACTTCCTCCCTTTACTTTGCTGCCCTTATCTCCACCTTTGGTGCTTCATATGTGACCAGAAATAGAGGCAGGAGAGCCAGCATTCTCTGTGGAGGGGTCAGTTTCTTCATGGGAGCAATCGTTAACGCTTTTGCAAAGAACATAGAGATGCTGATCATTGGTCGCTGTCTTCTCGGTGTAGGCATTGGATTTGGCAATCAA GCAGTGCCGTTGTATCTGTCAGAAATGGCGCCTGCTAAAGTCCGGGGAGCTGTGAATCAGCTCTTTCAGCTCACGACTTGCCTGGGGATATTCGTGGCCAACTTCATAAACTATGCAACCGAGAAGATCCATCCTTGGGGGTGGAGGTTATCGCTTGGTTTAGCCACGGTTCCAGCCACGCTCATGTTTGTAGGCGGACTGTTCCTCCCCGAGACTCCAAACAGTCTCGTGGAGCAGGGTCGATTAGAGGAGGCAAGACAAGTCCTGGAGAAAGTTAGAGGTACCTCGAAGGTCGATGCAGAGTTCTCTGATCTCATTGATGCGAGCCGGGCTGCCCAAGCCATAAAGCATCCGTTTAGGAACCTCCTGAAGAGGAGGAACCGGCCTCAGTTGGTAATTGGAGCCCTTGGTATCCCGGCTTTCCAGCAGCTCACTGGGATGAACTCGATCCTTTTCTACGCCCCCGTGATTTTTCAAAGCTTGGGGTTTGGCTCGGGCGCATCTCTTTATTCATCCGCCATTACCAGTGGAGCACTAGTGCTGGCAACATTCATATCAATGGCTTATGTTGACAAGTTTGGAAGAAGGGCTTTTTTCTTGGAAGCCGGTGCTGAAATGATCTGTGTTTTG GTGGCGGTGGCAATCACGCTGGCCCTGAAGTTTGGCGAGGGCGTCGTGCTCCCTAAAGGAATCGGCATCTTCCTAGTGCTCATAATCTGCATATTCGTCCTCGCTTACGGGAGGTCTTGGGGGCCTCTCGGGTGGCTCGTGCCTAGCGAGCTCTTCCCCCTGGAAACGCGTTCAGCAGGCCAGAGCGTGGTCGTGTGCGTTAACATGATCTTCACAGCCCTGATTGCCCAGTGTTTCCTTGTGTCTCTTTGCCACCTCAAATATGGCATCTTTCTGCTGTTTGCAGCCTTGATTGTGATCATGAGctgcttcatcttcttcctcttgccAGAGACAAAACAGGTGCCCATAGAGGAAATATATTTGCTGTGGCAGAACCATTGGTTCTGGAGAAGATACTGCAAACCAGAGGATAATGAACAAGAACTGCAAGGAAAGCCTGGAGTGCAAGCCTAG
- the LOC116014031 gene encoding probable glycosyltransferase At5g03795 yields MMYTIDFQKLCEIDRRKWILVLSLVAITHLFCQTLMLPYGDALLSLLPDNTEIIHQKVSLSFKESSLKSVSLDEPVRVDGARFANLSLLPTGVENTDGGDDWYRVKTRVAGQIVDDGEKSSSIVNEKSLDNDFDFVEDATLDNDNPFEEIEADEELKVRSGINQEHGSVRPPSEDETIENSNELSTVSRDPLVSSRSSLSNSGISPRNSSKSGEQNLSLPNGRNVVLLQPNMSTTTTNPGRKKMRCEMPPKSVMYISQMERLLVRHRARSRAARPRWSSERDKDILAAKLQIENAPLLKTDQELYAPVFRNISMFKRSYELMESTLKIYVYKEGAKPIFHQPILKGLYASEGWFMKLMERNRKYVVKDPRKAHLFYMPFSSRMLEYTLYVRNSHDRTNLRQYLKDYSERIAAKYRFWNRTGGADHFLVACHDWAPYETRHHMEHCIKALCNADVTAGFKIGRDVSLPETYIRSQRNPLRDLGGKPPSQRRILAFYAGNMHGYLRPILLEHWKDRDPEMKIFGPMPPGVASKMSYIQHMKSSKFCICPKGYEVNSPRVVEAIYYECVPVIVSDNFVPPFFDVLNWDAFSIIVAEKDIPNLKDILLSVTEQKYLQMQVAVRKVQQHFLWHVKPQKYDLFHMTLHSIWYNRVFQVKAR; encoded by the exons ATGATGTACacaattgattttcaaaagtTGTGCGAAATTGATAGAAGGAAATGGATTTTGGTGTTGAGTTTAGTGGCAATTACTCATTTATTTTGTCAGACCTTGATGCTTCCTTATGGCGATGCCCTTCTCTCTCTGTTGCCTGATAACACTGAAATTATACACCAGAAGGTTAGCTTGTCGTTTAAAGAATCTTCGTTGAAGTCTGTGAGCTTAGATGAACCTGTTAGGGTTGATGGTGCAAGGTTTGCTAACTTGTCTCTGTTGCCCACTGGTGTGGAAAACACGGATGGTGGTGATGATTGGTATAGAGTTAAGACACGGGTTGCAGGACAAATTGTTGATGACGGGGAGAAGAGTAGTTCTATTGTGAATGAAAAATCCCTAGataatgattttgattttgttgaagATGCAACCCTGGATAATGATAATCCGTTTGAGGAAATCGAGGCAGACGAGGAGTTGAAGGTGCGGAGTGGTATAAACCAAGAACATGGTTCTGTAAGACCACCAAGTGAGGATGAAACCATCGAGAATAGTAATGAATTATCAACGGTCTCTAGGGATCCATTGGTTTCTTCGAGATCAAGCTTGAGCAACTCTGGTATTTCTCCTCGTAACTCCTCTAAATCCGGAGAACAAAATCTTTCACTTCCCAACGGTAGGAACGTTGTTTTGTTGCAACCTAATATGTCTACTACAACAACGAATCCGGGTAGGAAGAAGATGAGATGTGAAATGCCACCAAAGTCGGTAATGTATATCTCTCAGATGGAACGCTTACTAGTCCGACATCGTGCTCGTTCACGTGCAGCG AGACCAAGGTGGTCATCTGAACGTGATAAGGACATTCTAGCAGCTAAGTTGCAGATCGAGAATGCTCCCCTTCTGAAGACTGATCAAGAACTTTATGCTCCCGTCTTCCGAAATATATCCATGTTCAAAAG GAGCTATGAACTTATGGAGAGCACACTCAAGATATACGTCTACAAGGAAGGTGCGAAACCCATCTTTCACCAACCGATCCTAAAAGGACTGTATGCATCGGAGGGGTGGTTCATGAAATTGATGGAGAGGAATAGGAAATATGTTGTGAAAGATCCTCGAAAGGCTCACTTGTTTTACATGCCTTTTAGTTCACGGATGCTGGAGTATACTTTGTATGTACGTAATTCCCACGATCGAACCAATCTCCGACAATATCTGAAGGATTACTCAGAGAGGATTGCTGCTAAATACCGCTTCTGGAACAGAACTGGCGGGGCTGATCATTTTCTCGTAGCATGCCATGACTGg GCTCCTTATGAAACGCGACACCACATGGAGCATTGCATCAAGGCTCTCTGCAATGCTGATGTTACTGCAGGCTTCAAAATCGGGAGGGACGTGTCCCTGCCAGAAACATACATTCGCTCCCAGCGAAATCCTCTTCGAGATCTCGGTGGGAAACCGCCATCCCAGAGGCGTATCCTCGCTTTCTATGCTGGGAACATGCACGGGTACTTACGACCAATCCTGCTCGAGCATTGGAAGGACAGGGACCCCGAGATGAAGATCTTCGGTCCAATGCCACCCGGTGTTGCCAGCAAAATGAGCTACATTCAGCACATGAAGAGCAGCAAGTTCTGCATCTGCCCGAAGGGCTACGAAGTGAACAGCCCGAGGGTCGTCGAAGCCATCTACTACGAGTGCGTGCCCGTCATCGTGTCCGACAACTTTGTGCCCCCGTTTTTCGATGTCCTGAACTGGGATGCATTCTCCATAATTGTTGCAGAGAAGGACATACCAAACCTGAAAGACATACTCCTCTCTGTGACAGAACAGAAGTATCTCCAGATGCAAGTTGCTGTGAGAAAGGTTCAGCAGCATTTTCTTTGGCATGTTAAGCCTCAAAAATATGATCTTTTCCACATGACCCTTCATTCAATTTGGTACAATAGAGTCTTCCAAGTGAAAGCAAggtga
- the LOC116013834 gene encoding uncharacterized protein LOC116013834 has protein sequence MTQKGDLFKGQKKKKSIPPNRHGKVPKTRKGKRVVKSSKNTDVDHELTKFINNCNEVKAATVATKDGGHLSIVKPQVESSNAAK, from the exons ATGACTCAAAAGGGCGATCTTTTCAAAGgccaaaagaagaagaagtcaaTCCCTCCTAATCGCCATGGCAAAGTCCCTAAAACTCGCAAAG GGAAGAGAGTTGTGAAATCATCGAAAAACACAGATGTGGATCAT GAGCTAACCAAGTTCATAAATAACTGCAATGAAGTAAAAGCTGCTACTGTTGCTACCAAGGATGGTGGCCATTTAAGTATAGTTAAGCCACAGGTTGAGTCCTCTAATGCAGCAAAGTAG